The Theileria annulata chromosome 2, complete sequence, *** SEQUENCING IN PROGRESS *** genomic sequence gtaatGTACATAGGAGATTTGGggattaaaaaattgatattCAAGAGCAATAACTTTTCCGAATGCGCGAAACAAGTTTCAATTTGTTCAAGTAATGGTGATAAATACCTTTCAATTTTACACAAAAACTATAACTATTCATTGCTAAAATACACAAATGATATCGAAAAATGGGTCGATATTACTGAATCGAGGATGAATTTGTCAAAATTAAAGTTTTACAATGgagaaaaatatttaagtATCAAAGACTTGAAGATAAAGtatgaaatatatttatatgaaATGAATTACTGCGTTGTATTCCAGGATAAAGACGTGGATTTTGACGTTATTGACTATTTTCTGTACAATTTGATAGAAAATTCtctgaaaattttttatagaaGTGGGATCTCAGTTACTCATGATCCAAACAAAAATATCCTCAATctatataataattctcttgttttcaataatagtatatataatatcgATAACTCACCTGAGAATTCTGCTGTTACTGTTGAAAATTTAGATAAACCCaatgaaattattgataaatttgatgatggaataatattaaatattaatggatatgtaaataaaaaGTATGTTGAATATATCTGTAcaagaaataataaatttaaacaaatttcAGTAGAGAACCATGTTATCTGGTCATCAAGCGACCCGAATGAATACGTTGAAAAGGTGTCATATTATAATGGAATTGACAAATATTTGATGATATTTTTGTATAACAATAAACATTTGTTATACTATTGTCAGGGCAATTCAGAAAGTTGGACCGATATAACCTATAAAAGGGTAGACTTGAAGAAGATATACCTAATTAATGAGGACGGGAAAAGACTAACGAGGAGAGATTATGACTGTTGGATTAGCAATTTCCAGTGTGAAATTAAGCCTAAGAAGGAAGTTAAGAAAATTGAGATAAACAAGTTGAATTTACTATATTTAAACGGTTATTATGATGAAGTTATCGAACTAATAgcaataaattttatatacgACGAGTTGATAATTGTTTTAAGAAATGGTAAAATTATCGCCTTCAGCATTTCAAACCATAAGGTTAAACTTATACAACATGATTGAATTTTCCTGCACACCCTTAACAATAACGTTTTTGAAGACAAATTTGCCATAGATaacacatttaatattttgtagtTATAACTAAACAGTAATCAGATATAGTTGTACATTACatatgtaaaaaattaagtaTGTTATTATGGACGTTTTCATCCACAAATTGATGGTGATGTATGGATTCCAGTGCTTCAAATGACTTTTTAAGGAGCAGAGAGGGGGTTTCGTGAGAGTTTAAAATGTTTCTGCAATAGACGAAATCCTGGTCAAGCAACTTGTTAAAAAAGTTCAAAAACGTTTCGTGCTCATGTTCAGGTAGTTGGTACACTATGTCCATCACTATATTACTGATCAAGTTCTCGACATCAATAGAAGTTTTTTGAACCTCTGGAAACATGTTAGACTCTTCACTGTTTACAATATCAGCACAATTCAGTCCTATTGGTATAGAATCATCTGTACAATTATCTATAGAATTATGTGTGGAGTCGTGAGGAGGATCGGGAGTATTGTTGgtgaatatattaatgacTTGTTGTTGTGTTAATGCATTGCTTTTGGTCAATATGGAAAAGAGGCTCTGGTTAGGGTACTTTGCAATGTAATTAATTACCATTTCTTGTTGTTCATCAGTCAGTAAGGAATTCCAGTCAAATCCCTCAAACGGTAAAAATAGGTTAATTCCCTTTTCACCCAATTTCTTCTCAAACTTGGCCATCATATTCTTTAACCAATTACTTTTCAAAGTATCCAATATCTCCAATGGTGACTCTTCATTCACTAGTCCATCGGAGATATCAGTTACattatcattttcttcAGAGAATTGCAAAATATCCTTTTGACTCTGTGCATCTTGTTTATTTTGTGTATCGGCAGGCTCAAGTGAGTCAGTTATTTCTAAACCTAATTTTGAGTTGTAATAGTGAGTGGCAAAAGATTTGAGTGTATGATAATCTTCGTAAAAGTTGGTATACCTTTCATCGTGCTTCAGCTCCTGTCTGCTCAAAATCACCTCAACCACAAAATCCTCTACCAGCCACTTAACATAGTTGCTATTTTTACCAAATGAATTGGTATGTTCACTGATTGTACTGGTAATGAGGTCAATGTACTTTTGATTAAAGTTCTTTTTTTTTCTTGTTTTGGCCAGTTTCTTCTCTATATTAAAGGGTATTAACTTGCTcttgataattttatcattgTTTGACTGTATAAGGTTGTATATAGAGTTGTACTGAAGGCCAAGGTCACTAAGGTCCTCCAAAATATTGTGTCTGTAGTAGTAATAGGACAAATGGCACATTTGTGTAACCAGCTGGGTGTTGATTAAGTTAACGTCCTTCAAAAGATGGTTAATGAGTATTTTAGGGGCTGagaaattgtttaaatccATCGATAAATCTGACAATTCGTCCAAGGGtatgaattttatttcaacCTCTGGCAAAACTCCTCCGAACAAATACTTATTGTACCTGTCATAAAGTAATTGGATCACGCCATGAAGGTCATCTCCACTCAATCTCTCCTCATTGATTAGATCAAACAAATCATTTTTTACCTCCTTGCTCACCCTAATATTATCGGCATTTTCTACGGGTTTGCCTTCTACACTATAATTGCTACTGATAACATTATCAACTGAATTTTCGGGTGAGTCATCAATAGTATCGCTGGTAATAACAGTGTTATCatgtattttaatgttatCATCTGAAAAGGTGTGTATTTGGGTGGTGTTGGTGATGGTATTTAGTATGTTCGTAATTGCCTCAATTAAATCTTTggtatatattaatatgtttTTGATGAGTTCCTCTCTTAGGTCAGAGAAGGCAAGCTCAACTACCATTAGGTTTTCCCAAATCAACGAATTGACGCTCTTGTCTCTGGACAACTCTCTAACAAGGTTGTAATTGGCGATGGCGTGGTGTTTGAACTTGTTTTCTAATAGATTTAATTGTGCCAGTTTAAGCTTCGAGGTCACCCTTGTGGACGCTGGGTTAGATATGACACTGTGAATCAGATGAAAGTTTCCAGTTATGAGGGATGATAAAAAGCGAGAAATTGGTAATCTTTTTTCAAGCCAAATTTTATCGGAATCTTCATACACCAGTGATTTGTGAAGTTGAGACACCAAATCGTCAGTGCCAACACTACTCTTAAATACGTCATTCAATCTACTTTTACAAGTGTTATAACCCTTTTGCACTAGTCTCTCAGAACTAAACTTCTCTACTACTCCCTCAGAAACACTATTATCAGTATCATTCTCTACAGACACTTGGTTGTAGTTGGTTAGGTTATCTGACGGTAAAATGTCTAAGAGTTTGAATGGGAATGAATCGTTGGTTGAGATAAGAAAGTGTTGTTTCATGCGATTCTCCAGATTAAACTCCAACAAGTCCACAAGGCTGTTGCTTCCCTCATTAAACGTAAGTTTGCTACAGTATTTCATGAATATTCTCAACATTTCATCCAGAATTACTCTCGcgattattattttatcccCTTTTACCAGACAATTGATATATATTGTGGGTGT encodes the following:
- a CDS encoding subtelomeric sfi-fragment-related protein family member, putative yields the protein MENGLNNLDVYDYVTVLNPVTLDISYKWPGEEYSYTENFGTREYSCYEDFGFSSVIDSSETRSNRKLIWESENFSQLANKVKFELINKKLNTLTIYQIDGEIRKFVKNSRFWCELNGITLNISYKSGCDEIFEVHNSANTLGYFDKLRTKIKCENLSSKYFNTLNDNFFDKIVMYIGDLGIKKLIFKSNNFSECAKQVSICSSNGDKYLSILHKNYNYSLLKYTNDIEKWVDITESRMNLSKLKFYNGEKYLSIKDLKIKYEIYLYEMNYCVVFQDKDVDFDVIDYFLYNLIENSLKIFYRSGISVTHDPNKNILNLYNNSLVFNNSIYNIDNSPENSAVTVENLDKPNEIIDKFDDGIILNINGYVNKKYVEYICTRNNKFKQISVENHVIWSSSDPNEYVEKVSYYNGIDKYLMIFLYNNKHLLYYCQGNSESWTDITYKRVDLKKIYLINEDGKRLTRRDYDCWISNFQCEIKPKKEVKKIEINKLNLLYLNGYYDEVIELIAINFIYDELIIVLRNGKIIAFSISNHKVKLIQHD
- a CDS encoding uncharacterized protein (Contains putative signal peptide;~Apicoplast targetting peptide predicted by the PlasmoAP tool;~Signal peptide predicted for TA12035 by SignalP 2.0 HMM (Signal peptide probability 0.855, signal anchor probability 0.000) with cleavage site probability 0.500 between residues 18 and 19), producing the protein MFLHKFVLYNLLILCARSVKIANKLNLYNNLNTFTNNRKKIKNGFFFISNSYKNCANGFYSKIDNNLITHGNVLEDSTEIPYNNRSTNIVFYSINDSKVLNYESNTSNIVDDVEKSIFTCAFDGHESLSNVLETLAKPLENVCTRIHNDHKQRFHSGIDNNFEFSAFRSIRALIYLVGSRLLNIAKLARKHNHLQCEINELEAENEKCEKIIRSFVINNVERWEKLLNNTKDFGVDLVKYPQFNSFEDRLEYIKGIWNYFNSKIFNNLLPNYDLKISFYELQSRIKNEMAGTRELFIIKRTNLLEFPEILYLNELKNLPSALGNCVLRSMVKLFLEIYSPFDLVDTVTTILNGFRFVESATGQSDLNFTVIQSPLDKLVEYNQDIMAQINSGDLILEEELDFNDPKSIFPKINVTPFLPNSFLPITSNNQMSVENDTDNSVSEGAVKEVYQLFDKSFEKSQGIDDIWFRGDDLVVPVREIIRALLVGGFDQFTSLFTPVMSKLMQLKPVELNFVQNRIITICVHFLNSLLSLQNYSHNYSLNGNFSINNSVERANLVVVQCILFFMGLHQKCTSNLNLYPLTNDFIRTSPIIQLLNTVNNLGTDNNPNTVNNDTIGNVNKNSSTHKLGLVYQKYLEQKEEFVTFINEYLDDSVPSDDVDALKFLVNYYNFNLFSGRLPINIPARFVDSDYLSSNDSCGMLRTPTIYINCLVKGDKIIIARVILDEMLRIFMKYCSKLTFNEGSNSLVDLLEFNLENRMKQHFLISTNDSFPFKLLDILPSDNLTNYNQVSVENDTDNSVSEGVVEKFSSERLVQKGYNTCKSRLNDVFKSSVGTDDLVSQLHKSLVYEDSDKIWLEKRLPISRFLSSLITGNFHLIHSVISNPASTRVTSKLKLAQLNLLENKFKHHAIANYNLVRELSRDKSVNSLIWENLMVVELAFSDLREELIKNILIYTKDLIEAITNILNTITNTTQIHTFSDDNIKIHDNTVITSDTIDDSPENSVDNVISSNYSVEGKPVENADNIRVSKEVKNDLFDLINEERLSGDDLHGVIQLLYDRYNKYLFGGVLPEVEIKFIPLDELSDLSMDLNNFSAPKILINHLLKDVNLINTQLVTQMCHLSYYYYRHNILEDLSDLGLQYNSIYNLIQSNNDKIIKSKLIPFNIEKKLAKTRKKKNFNQKYIDLITSTISEHTNSFGKNSNYVKWLVEDFVVEVILSRQELKHDERYTNFYEDYHTLKSFATHYYNSKLGLEITDSLEPADTQNKQDAQSQKDILQFSEENDNVTDISDGLVNEESPLEILDTLKSNWLKNMMAKFEKKLGEKGINLFLPFEGFDWNSLLTDEQQEMVINYIAKYPNQSLFSILTKSNALTQQQVINIFTNNTPDPPHDSTHNSIDNCTDDSIPIGLNCADIVNSEESNMFPEVQKTSIDVENLISNIVMDIVYQLPEHEHETFLNFFNKLLDQDFVYCRNILNSHETPSLLLKKSFEALESIHHHQFVDENVHNNILNFLHM